The genomic region GCTGCAGGTATATAACGCCCTGACCAGTAGTATTCAGGCGCAGTTGCCCGCCCCGCCCGCAAACAACCAGGGGGCGGTAGTGCTTTGAATCCGGGGGAGGCGTGCGTACCTTCGTGCCTTCATTTTTTGCCTCGTCAGAAGATTTTTTTGTGAAAGCTGTTAACATCACCTTCCAATTTCAAGACGGCCAGCCCGAGCAGACCCACGTGGCCGCCGAGGGCGAATCGGTGCTGGACGTGGCCCTCAACAACGGCATCCAGCTGCAGCACAACTGCGGCGGCGTCTGCGGCTGCAGCACCTGCCACGTATATGTGCAGCGCGGCGAAGCCGACCTGCCCGAAATCAGCGACAAGGAGGAAGACTTCATTGACCGCGCCGTGAATCCGCGCATCAACTCGCGCCTGGGCTGCCAGTGCGTCGTGCAGGCTTCCAGCCAGGATCTGGTTATTCTCATTCCGGCTCAGGAGTTCCTGGGCCACTAGTTTGAATGTGCCGATTATCGGTCGTGCGGATGTGCTGAGCACGTCCGCCACGCTGCGCAGTTCATTCGTGCGGCAAAACATCCAATAATCAGCACATAAGTACACCCAACAATCAGCACATCTCCCTATGGCCCATTTCGAGCCCCCCATCCATTGGAACGATCACGAAGATGTGGCCATTGCCCTGTACGAAAAGTTCGGCGACGACTTCTCCGAAGCCAAAATCTACCGCATCCGCTTCACCGAGCTGATTGAGTGGGTGCTGGAACTGCCCAACTTCGACGGCACCCGCGAGCAGGCCAACGAAGGCCATCTGGAGCAGATCCAGGCCAAGTGGGTGTATGAGTGGCGCGACAACCAGAAATAGGCCGCCTGCTGCAGGCATTCCGGCTTCTTCGCCTTCGTTCCTAGTTTCCGCTCCCGAATTCCGCTGCTATGTCGCCAGACTTATCTGTTATTAAGGCCTTTATTCTTGATGTAGACGGCGTGCTCACCGATGGTACGCTGCTGGCCTTCAACTC from Hymenobacter canadensis harbors:
- a CDS encoding 2Fe-2S iron-sulfur cluster-binding protein, translating into MKAVNITFQFQDGQPEQTHVAAEGESVLDVALNNGIQLQHNCGGVCGCSTCHVYVQRGEADLPEISDKEEDFIDRAVNPRINSRLGCQCVVQASSQDLVILIPAQEFLGH
- the iscX gene encoding Fe-S cluster assembly protein IscX, whose protein sequence is MAHFEPPIHWNDHEDVAIALYEKFGDDFSEAKIYRIRFTELIEWVLELPNFDGTREQANEGHLEQIQAKWVYEWRDNQK